Proteins from one Ricinus communis isolate WT05 ecotype wild-type chromosome 9, ASM1957865v1, whole genome shotgun sequence genomic window:
- the LOC125371228 gene encoding 60S ribosomal protein L18a-like protein: MNVEEQNNKGFAGVNNPSAPPPPLGTPPPPLPGAPPLPPMSIVNTNVYVNSEIPVTGYAVYETGPPRLPCCGIGVGWCLFILGWFLCGIPWYVGAIILVCSKIDPRERPGYIGCTIFE, encoded by the exons ATGAATGTGGAAGAGCAAAATAACAAAGGGTTTGCCGGAGTCAATAATCCTTCAGCTCCTCCGCCTCCACTGGGGACGCCTCCTCCTCCGCTGCCGGGGGCGCCTCCTCTCCCTCCGATGTCTATAGTCAACACGAATGTATATGTGAATTCCGAAATACCTGTCACAG GTTATGCTGTTTATGAAACAGGACCTCCACGTCTTCCCTGTTGTGGTATTGGTGTTGGCTGGTGCTT GTTTATACTAGGTTGGTTTCTTTGTGGCATCCCTTGGTATGTTGGGGCAATTATTTTGGTATGTTCAAAGATAGACCCCCGTGAAAGACCAGGATATATTGGTTGCACCATTTTT GAATAG